One Panicum virgatum strain AP13 chromosome 3N, P.virgatum_v5, whole genome shotgun sequence DNA segment encodes these proteins:
- the LOC120667687 gene encoding formin-like protein 6 yields the protein MAKAMARGEMHGTAAIAPSLSYRAGRAKLPTHRLEKFRCILTVFHRVATAPPPPPPPHCRCPLPPPRTAAPLSCTEVELGHGLHRREAVARGSRRHAGRSSDRTGSLPPPPRAAVAPGGAAGERARWRQLPDPLPSSFWPGRAPAAAVTAPTGPLQRPIRSTSSTASLVGAQARSASSSVAAQRRRRAQPASLLSPPHFTRRLPLGVPPCRATSPRFPASPQPYVLAHLLAASLSRSRGERAVPAPRRFAADSVAVRVALEWAPATLLLLQLRLSTSRSMLLRPLAMGLPGTRSGRRGPTSCGTGAPRTVRQFGVAAPHGGDGAWRPWPRQPRPCETWSGRRAGGRRGERDCRNGSCDHGRISPHHPPVMPAATVSRFSASIQTLHRGDSDGQE from the exons ATGGCGAAGGCCATGGCGCGAGGAGAAATGCACGGCACTGCCGCCATCGCGCCGTCGCTTTCCTACAGGGCCGGCCGGGC GAAGCTTCCTACCCATAGATTAGAAAAATTTCGCTGCATCCTCACGGTCTTCCACCGGGTCGCCActgccccgcccccgcccccaccTCCGCACTGCCGCTGCCCGCTCCCTCCAccccgcaccgccgcccctcTCTCCTGCACCGAGGTGGAGCTCGGCCACGGCCTCCACCGGCGGGAGGCGGTCGCCCGCGGCTCCCGGCGGCACGCcgggcggagctcggaccggaCTGGTTCCCTCCCCCCCCCGCCTCGCGCGGCCGTTGCTCCTGGCGGCGCGGCAGGAGAACGGGCCCGGTGGCGGCAGCTGCCTGATCCACTGCCCTCCTCCTTCTGGCCGGGCCGTGCTCCTGCGGCCGCGGTTACTGCTCCGACCGGCCCTCTCCAGCGGCCGATCAGGAGCACGAGCTCCACGGCCTCCCTCGTCGGCGCTCAAGCTCGATCGGCCTCGAGCTCCGTGGCGGctcagcggcgacggcgggctcAGCCGGCCTCCCTCCTCAGTCCTCCTCACTTCACTCGGCGGCTCCCCCTGGGCGTGCCTCCTTGCcgcgccacctcgccgcgctTCCCTGCTTCGCCCCAGCCGTACGTCCTTGCGCACCTCCTCGCCGCATCTCTCTCTCGGtcgcgcggcgagcgggcggtcCCCGCGCCACGCCGTTTTGCAGCGGATTCCGTGGCGGTGCGCGTGGCGCTTGAGTGGGCGCCGGCCACGCTACTGCTCCTCCAACTACGGCTCTCCACATCCCGCTCCATGCTCCTCCGACCCCTGGCCATGGGTCTGCCAGGCACCAGATCCGGCCGCCGCGGACCCACATCCTGCGGCACGGGCGCACCGCGCACGGTCAGGCAGTTTGGTGTGGCAGCCCCCCACGGCGGTGATGGAGCTTGGAGACCATGGCCACGGCAGCCGAGGCCGTGCGAAACATGGAGTGGGCGACGAGCGGGAGGGCGTCGTGGCGAGCGAGACTGCCGGAACGGCTCCTGTGACCACGGCCGCATCTCCCCTCATCATCCGCCCGTGATGCCTGCAGCGACTGTGTCCAGGTTCTCGGCCTCCATTCAAACTCTGCATCGTGGAGACAGCGACGGCCAGGAATAG
- the LOC120665288 gene encoding BEL1-like homeodomain protein 9 gives MSSAAGGGYGGGGGGGGGDHQHQHLLLGQAAGQLYHVPQHSRREKLRFPPDPADSPPPAAWPAPPPFYSYASSSTSSYSPHSPTLAHAQMVAHALPAGAGAQIPSQNFALSLSSASSNPPHAPRRQLAPGVATGPYGPFTGYAAVLGRSRFLGPAQKLFEEICDVGGRPAQVDRRSDDGLLDMDAAGDADHDMDGGDRAAAEAVVVSGAEQWRKTRLISLMEDVCKRYKQYYQQLQSVICSFETVAGLSNAAPFASMALRTMSKHFKCLKGMILNQLRNTSKVAAHDGIGKEDMANFALMGGGSGLLRGNSVNAFSQPHNIWRPQRGLPERAVSVLRSWLFEHFLHPYPTDSDKQMLAKQTGLTRNQVSNWFINARVRLWKPMVEEIHNLEILQQHKNSSHDMNQLGTQQTQHSSDSSGKPSDPSSSQRGQSSGMTTRNLSSPASRHIQDELSQMPQDMPGQVSFAYNGLAAHHGLALSHPQQAEGVGVGVGVGVGVGLGGGGPAANAGVSLTLGLHQNNRTYIAEPLPAALPLNLAHRFGLEDMSEAYVMGPFAGQDRHFTKEIGGHHLVHDFVG, from the exons ATgtcctcggcggcgggcggcgggtatgggggcggcggcggcggcggcggcggcgaccaccagcaccagcacctgCTGCTCGGGCAGGCCGCGGGGCAGCTCTACCACGTGCCCCAGCACAGCCGCCGCGAGAAGCTGCGGTTCCCGCCCGACCCGGCGGActcgccaccgcccgccgcgtgGCCGGCGCCCCCGCCGTTCTACTCCTACGCGTCCTCGTCCACGTCGTCCTACTCGCCGCACAGCCCGACGCTGGCGCACGCGCAGATGGTCGCCCACGCGCTGCCTGCCGGCGCCGGGGCCCAGATCCCGAGCCAGAACTTCGCGCTCTCGCTCTCCTCGGCGTCCTCGAACCCTCCGCACGCGCCGCGGAGGCAGCTCGCCCCCGGGGtagccacggggccgtacggcCCCTTCACGGGCTACGCGGCCGTGCTCGGGCGGTCCAGGTTCCTGGGCCCCGCGCAGAAGCTGTTCGAGGAGATCTGCGACGTCGGAGGCCGCCCGGCGCAGGTGGACCGGCGCTCCGACGACGGCTTGCTCGACATGGACGCGGCGGGGGACGCGGACCACGACATGGATGGCGGTGACCGCGCTGCCGCTGAGGCGGTCGTCGTCTCCGGCGCCGAGCAGTGGAGGAAGACCAGGCTCATCTCCCTCATGGAAGAC GTTTGCAAGCGGTACAAACAATACTACCAGCAGCTACAATCTGTTATCTGCTCGTTTGAGACCGTCGCGGGGCTCAGCAATGCGGCGCCCTTTGCTTCAATGGCCCTACGGACAATGTCAAAGCATTTCAAATGTCTGAAGGGCATGATTCTTAACCAGCTGCGCAACACTAGTAAGGTCGCCGCCCATGATGGTATCGGCAAGGAGGATATGGCAAACTTTGCACTGATGGGAGGTGGCTCAGGCCTCCTAAGGGGAAACAGTGTGAATGCGTTTAGTCAGCCACACAACATTTGGAGGCCTCAAAGGGGCCTTCCAGAGCGAGCTGTGTCCGTTCTTCGCTCATGGCTGTTTGAACACTTCTTACATCC GTATCCAACAGACAGCGACAAGCAGATGTTGGCTAAACAAACAGGCTTAACAAGGAACCAG GTGTCAAACTGGTTCATCAATGCTAGGGTGAGGCTCTGGAAGCCAATGGTGGAAGAAATTCACAACCTGGAGATACTGCAGCAGCATAAGAACAGTTCGCACGACATGAATCAGCTCGGCACGCAGCAAACCCAGCACTCGTCGGACAGCAGCGGGAAGCCCTCCGATCCTTCAAGCTCTCAACGGGGCCAAAGCAGTGGCATGACGACGAGGAACCTCAGCTCCCCGGCGTCCCGGCACATCCAAGACGAGCTCTCCCAGATGCCCCAGGACATGCCAGGCCAGGTGAGCTTCGCATACAATGGGCTGGCCGCGCACCACGGCCTCGCTTTGTCGCACCCTCAGCAAGCTgaaggcgtcggcgtcggcgtcggcgtcggcgtcggcgtcgggctTGGCGGCGGTGGCCCTGCTGCCAACGCTGGTGTCTCCCTCACCCTCGGCCTTCACCAGAACAACCGGACCTACATCGCCGAGCCGCTTCCGGCCGCTCTCCCGCTCAACCTCGCCCACCGCTTCGGGCTCGAGGACATGAGCGAGGCCTACGTGATGGGGCCGTTCGCCGGCCAAGACCGGCATTTCACCAAGGAGATCGGCGGCCACCATTTGGTCCATGACTTCGTTGGCTAG